Genomic segment of Streptomyces sp. NA02950:
GGCGGCGCGGAGGCCGCGGCCGCCATGCGCGCGGAACACGGCGCCGCCGCCCGCGCCCCCGAGCACCCCATGGCCCGACCCGGGGCGGACGGGCGCCGCGGAGCGCGCTACGCCATGGCCTTTCTGCCGTATCTGATCGTCATCGCTGTCTTCTCGGTGGCGAAGCTGTGGTCCCCGGCCAAGGAGCTCCTCGCCGACAGCGACCTCACCATCGAGTGGCCTGGGCTGAACGGCCAGGTCCTCGGGGTCACCGGACAGCCCGTCTCCAGCACCGTCTTCTCCCTCCCCTGGCTCTCCTCTCCCGGCACCCTGCTGCTGGTCTCCGGTCTGATCGTCGCCGTGGCCTACCGGATGCGTCCGCGCACGGTGGCCCAGGAGTTCGTCGCCACCGCGATACGGCTCCGCTGGGCCGTGCTGACCGTGGCGTCGGTGCTTGCCCTGGCCTACGTGATGAACCTGTCGGGCCAGACCCTGGTCATCGGTTCCTGGATCGCCGGTGCGGGCACGGCGTTCGCCTTCCTCTCTCCGGTGCTCGGCTGGCTCGGTACCGCGGTGACCGGCTCCGACACCTCCGCCAACGCCCTGTTCGCGACCCTCCAGCAAAGCGCCGCGCACAAGGCCGGCCTGAGCGAGACCCTGCTGGTCGCCGCCAACACCTCAGGAGGCGTCGTCGGCAAGATGATCAGCCCGCAGAACCTCGCCGTCGCCGCCACGGCGGTCGGCATGGCAGGCCGGGAGTCGGAGCTGTTCCGCGCCGCGCTGAAGTGGAGCGTGCTGCTCCTGCTCGCCCTGTGCGCTCTGGTCGCCCTCCAGGCCGGACCGCTCGCGGGGACGCTCCCGTGACCCGCCGCACGCCGCCCACGATCGCCCGTACCCCGGCGCGTCCCGCGCCGGGCCCCCGACTCCAGGAATGCCGCGATGCGCATCGCCCTCTTCATCACCTGCGTCAACGACACCCTCTACCCCGGCACCGGACGGGCGGTGGTGACCGTCCTGGAGCGGCTGGGACTCGAGGTGGACTTCCCCACCGCGCAGACCTGCTGCGGACAGCCGCAGTACAACACGGGGTACCGGCGGGAGACCGAACCCCTGGTGCGCCGCACGGCCGCCGCCTTCGCGGGATACGACTACGTGGTCACACCCTCGGCTTCCTGCGCCGCCATGGTGCGTGACAACTATCCGCGGATCGGCGCCAGGGCGCTGGCCGAGGGACGCGGCGGCGAACTCTCCGAGGCCGCGGCAGGGCTGGTGCCCCGGGTGTACGAGTTCACCGAGTTCCTGGTCGACGTCCTCGGCGTCACCGATGTCGGCGCCCACTACCCGCACACCGTCACCTACCACCCGTCCTGTCACGGACTGCGGATGCTCGGCCTCGACGACCGTCCCCTGCGGTTGCTGCGTGCGGTGCGGGGGCTCACCCTCGTCGAACTCCCCGGCGCCGAGGAGTGCTGCGGCTTCGGCGGAACGTTCGCCGTGAAGAACGCCGCCGTCTCCGCGGCCATGGGCGAGGACAAGGTCCGCCACGCGGTCGCCACCGGAGCCCACACCCTGTGCGGGGCCGACAACTCCTGTCTGATGCACCTCGGCGGCATCCTGCATCGCCGGGGCGACCCGATCCGCCCCCTGCACATCGCCGAGATCCTGGCCGACACCGGACTCGCCGATACCGAAGCCGCCGGCACCGAACTCGCCGGTACCGAAAGGGAGACATCCGCATGAGCCGCACCTATCTGGGCATGCCCGCCTTCCCCCGGGCGGCGGCCGTCACCACGCAGGACACACGGCTGCGCGCGAACCTCACCCGGGCCACCCACAGCATCCGGGACAAACGGGCCGCCGCCGTCGCCGAGCTCGAGGACTGGGCGCGGCTGCGCGACGCAGGGAAGCACATCAAGGACCGGACCCTGCGCCACCTCGACCACTATCTGCTCCAAGCGGAGCGGGCGGTCACCGCGGCGGGAGGTGTGGTGCACTGGGCCGCCGACGCGGCGGAGGCGAACCGGATCGTCGCCGACCTGGTCAAGGCCAAGGGCGAGCGCGAGGTCGTCAAGGTCAAGTCCATGGCCACTCAGGAGATCGGGCTCAACCAGGCCCTGGCCGCCGAGGGCATCACCGCCTACGAGACCGACCTGGCCGAGCTGATCGTGCAGCTCGGCGACGACCTCCCCTCCCACATCCTGGTACCGGCGATCCACCGGAACCGCGAGGAGATCCGCCAGATCTTCACCGGCTCCATGGGACGTTGGGGCAAGCCCGCTCCGGAAGGGCTGTCGGACGATCCGGCGGACCTCGCCGAGGCCGCCAGGTCGCACCTGCGGGAGAAGTTCCTGAACGCCAAGGTGGCCGTGTCCGGGGCGAACTTCCTGATCGCGGAGACCGGCACCCTGGTCGTCGTCGAGTCCGAGGGGAACGGCCGGATGTGCCTCACCCTCCCCGAGACCCTGATCTCGGTCGTCGGCATCGAGAAGGTCATTCCCACCGTCCGGGACCTGGAGGTCTTCCTCCAGTTGCTGCCCCGGTCCTCCACCGCCGAACGCATGAACCCCTACACCTCGACCTGGACGGGGACCACCGATGGTGACGGCCCGTCGGAGTTCCACCTCGTGCTGCTCGACAACGGCCGCACCGACACCCTCGCCGACGAGATCGGCCGCCAGGCCCTGCGCTGTATCCGCTGCTCGGCCTGTCTCAACGTGTGCCCGGTGTACGAACGGGCCGGAGGCCACGCCTACGGCTCGCCGTACCCGGGGCCGATCGGTGCCATCCTCACCCCCCAACTGCGAGGGGTGCGGGGCGAGGTGGACGCCTCGCTGCCGTACGCGTCGTCGCTGTGCGGCGCCTGCTACGAGGTGTGCCCGGTGGCCATCGACATCCCCGAGGTCCTGGTCCACCTGCGCGAACGCGTGGCGGAGCAGAGCAAGGGGCACCGGGTGGAGCGGGCCGTCGTCCGGGCCGCGAGCCGGCTGCTGGACCGCCCGGCCCTGTACACGGCCGCGGCCCGCGCCGCCGCGCGCACCCGTCGACTGCACCCGCGCCGGCTGCCCTTCCCCGGGCCCGCCAGGGCCTGGAGCCGGGCCCGGGATCTGCCCGAGGTGGCGCCGCGGCCCTTCCGTGACTGGTGGACGGGCGAACGCGGCGGACACCGCGCCGAGGACGCCACCCCCGACACCCCGGAGGACACCCGATGACGACCGACAGCCGAGAGCATGTCCTCGCCCGCGTCCGGAGCGCCCTCGCGGACGTAACCGAAGGCGAGTCCCCGGCGGACCACCCGGTGCCGCGCGACTATCTGTCCGCGCACCACCCCGAGGACCGGCCGGGCATGCTCGACCTGCTCGCCGAGAACCTGGCCGACTACCGTGCCGTGGTCCACCGCGCCACGCCCGGCGCGCTGCCGTCGCTCATCGCGGAACTGCTGGCGGCCCGCGGCTCGGGCGCCGTGGCCCACCCGGCCGACCTGCCGGGGGCATGGCTTGCGGAGGCAATCGGCGTCGGACGCGTGGCCGACGGCCCGGAGGCCACCCCGGCACGGCTGGACACCGTCGACACCGTGGTGACCGGCTGTGCGCTGGCCATCGCGGAGACGGGCACCATCGTGCTCGACGCCGGGCCCGCGCAGGGACGCCGCGTCCTGACCCTCGTACCCGATCACCACATCTGTGTGGTCCGGGCCGGACAGGTGGTGGCATCCGTCCCGAGGGCGCTGACACGGCTGGATCCGACACGGCCCCAGACATGGATCTCGGGCCCCTCGGCAACCAGTGACATCGAACTGGACCGTGTCGAGGGCGTGCACGGGCCGCGCACGCTGGAGGTCATCCTCGTCGAGGAGAGGCAGCCGGAGAAAAAGTTGGAGAAGGAGTTGGAGAAGGAAGCGGAGGTGGCAGAGGAGCGCGCGGCGTCCGCCACGGCGCCCGGCAGTTGAACCCTGTCCACTACGTGGCCCCGATCCTCCCCGGATCGAGGCCACGTTGCTGTGCCGCTGCCCGGTGGGGGCGTCCATCGCGCGCTTGAACCAGGTGATCGGGCTGGTGGCGTCGTGGACCTGGACGCAGACGCGAGCCGGGACGGATGATCTCAGCCTTTGTGGACTCCGCAGGCCCGTTTTCCAAGCTCCGCTCCGTGGCCACGATGATCGCGGCGCGCTGTGACGCGACCGGTGCGGCGGGACCTGCCGCACCCCGACAGCCGGGCATTGCACCAGCATGAGGAGATGTCGGGCGCGCTCCTCGCCCCGCCCGCGCGATCTTCACCGCTGATGGGGAGACTCCCCCTCCACTTCACTTGTAGATTCGTCAACAGCGCGCTGATGTCCAACAGCGAAACGGGGGAAGTATTTTGTCTTTCGAACAGGAATGGGCGGGCTTGCTCAGTGACGCACGTGCCCAGCAGAGCACCTCCATGCGGCTCAACGGGGCGGGCGGAGGCGACGGCGGCGCAAAGGGTGACGGAACGGGCAGCGGAAAGCTGCTGCATGTGACGCCGCACGTGCTGCGCTCCTACGCCGGTCGCGCCGACAAGGTGAGCGACGACTTCGCGAAGACGGACAACGAGACGATGCGGGAGACCGAGCAGGTGCCCGGCTCCATGAAGGGCTTCGCGAGCGACGAGGCGTTCGCGGACTTCCAGAAGACCTGGCGTGCGCAGATGAAGTACCTGGACGGCCTCTACACCGGGGTCGCCAAGGCGCTCCGCACCGCCGCCACGACCTTCAAGGCCGAGGACGTCCGGCGCAAGGAGGACTTGGACAAGGTGGACTCGGACCGGCCGCTGTACGGGCCGTACGTGCCCCGGAACGGCACCTCGCAGGGCACCGACAAGCCCCTGTACGGCCCCTATGTGCCGACGCTCCCCTCCACCAATGAGCCCAAGTCCTAGGGAGGGCACCCGATGACCGCTCCTGAACTCACCTACACCGCGCTGCGCGAGGTCGACCTCGAACCGCTCCGGCAGGCGGTGGCGAAATGGCAGAAGCTGTCGGGCAAGATCGACACCGTCACCAATACGTTCACCCGCACCGTTTCGTCCCCGCTGGAGATGTCCGGCTGGTTCGGCGAGTCGGCGGAGGCGGCGTTCAAGACGTTCCGCACCGTCCGGCACCAGATGTCGGAGGCCTCCGGCCAGGCCGAGAAGATCGGCGCCGTCATGTCCGAGGCGCTCAAGGCGTTCGAATCCGCGAAGAAGGTCCTCGCGAGCGTCGAGACCGCGGTGAGCACCCCGCCGAAGGACGGCGACGGCAAGGTCTATCTGAAGGTCAACAAGGAGAACGGCGTCGTCTATCTCGACCCGCCGCCCGACGTGGAGAACACCGCGGGCCTCCAGAAGGCGTACCACGAGTCGATCGTCTACTACAACAAAAAGATACGGGAAGCCATCCGCAGTGCCAGCGACGCGGACCACGACCTGAAGACGGCTCTCCAGATCGACCCGCCGGGCAAGGGCTTCAACGACGACATCGCGGGACACCTCAAGGACGTCGACGCCGAGACCAAGAAGGATGTCGACCGCCTGATGGAGCTGGCGGGCAAGAAGGACTTCAAGAAGGACCCCAAGCTCCTGTCAGAGTTCAACGGCCTCCTCGCCAAGAACGCCCGGAATTCCGACTTCGCCGAGCAGTTCGCCCACCGCAAGGGCGCGAAGGGGATCATGGAGTTCTGGTACAACACGGCCAAGCCGGACTACGAGGAAGGCCTGTCGGGCGAGGCCAAGAAGCGCTCGGACGCGGTGACGAGGCAACTCGCGGCGCTCCAGGACAACCTGGGCATTACCCTGGCCCTCGCCAGCCACTCCGACTCGCCGGAGATGACGCAGTGGAAGAAGGACGTCATCGCCCTCGGCTACAAGCGCCTGCCCGGCGAGCACCAGACCTACTTCGCCGATCCGCCGTACGGCTTCCAGGTGATGAGCAATCTGATGCGCACCGGGAAGTGGGACAGGCAGTTCCTGAACGAGTACGGCGACAAGCTCATCGAGGTGGACAAGAAACCGTTCGACGCGCCCGGTGGACGCCGCGAGGACGAACAGACGCACCGGAAGTGGCTCGCCTACGGCCTGCAGCCGCCGGACTACCTCAACTTCGGCGGGAAGAACGACAAGGGCGAGGACCCCTTCACCGGATACTTCGAGGCGCTGGGCCACAACGGCGACGCGTCCACGGACTTCTTCAAGGACAAGGGGCACTTCGACTATGTGCTCCGTGACCGCATGTGGCTGCCGGACAGCGGCGGCGCCGACCTCGGCGACAAGGTGCCCTACGGTCCGCGGGTGGCCCTCGGTCACGCGCTGGGCTCGGCGACCACCGGTCACGACTGGGACGCGCCCGCGAACGTCCCGGCGGAGCACACCAAGGACCAGGCGGACCTCATGTCCAAGCTCATCAAGGGCATGGGGACGGTCGACGAAGGCGGGAAAGCGGACATCTCGTTGGCCTTGGGCATGCAGCAGGGCCTGGGGAACGCCGCGTCGGAGTACGTACCGGACTTCTTCCGGGCCATGACGGACGGTCAGGGCGACGACAAGCTCTTTCCCATGTCCGGGTCGCAGGCCGATTTGGAACATCGCGACGTGACGAGATTCCTCGTGCAGCTGGGGCAGGACCCCGACGCGAACGCGGCGATCACCGCCGGGCAGAAGCTCTACACCGCCC
This window contains:
- a CDS encoding PPE domain-containing protein, translating into MTAPELTYTALREVDLEPLRQAVAKWQKLSGKIDTVTNTFTRTVSSPLEMSGWFGESAEAAFKTFRTVRHQMSEASGQAEKIGAVMSEALKAFESAKKVLASVETAVSTPPKDGDGKVYLKVNKENGVVYLDPPPDVENTAGLQKAYHESIVYYNKKIREAIRSASDADHDLKTALQIDPPGKGFNDDIAGHLKDVDAETKKDVDRLMELAGKKDFKKDPKLLSEFNGLLAKNARNSDFAEQFAHRKGAKGIMEFWYNTAKPDYEEGLSGEAKKRSDAVTRQLAALQDNLGITLALASHSDSPEMTQWKKDVIALGYKRLPGEHQTYFADPPYGFQVMSNLMRTGKWDRQFLNEYGDKLIEVDKKPFDAPGGRREDEQTHRKWLAYGLQPPDYLNFGGKNDKGEDPFTGYFEALGHNGDASTDFFKDKGHFDYVLRDRMWLPDSGGADLGDKVPYGPRVALGHALGSATTGHDWDAPANVPAEHTKDQADLMSKLIKGMGTVDEGGKADISLALGMQQGLGNAASEYVPDFFRAMTDGQGDDKLFPMSGSQADLEHRDVTRFLVQLGQDPDANAAITAGQKLYTAQVLDHHLGGDVPADQKYHAPARDIVHEVLKASGETAGTLASGAQEGIIGPAVREEKAYDSATLSHRLWGNTAFGSVATGASILKPFTAHPIGAAVTASLIIGAEGAALNDQDAQHWEINKSAPAADKAGAVYDEMAGRDVRQNQAMLKAIGKEHGIDVSESWAKLYSAEGFSQGYSRVGSTAPFLTSIEQVKQLAVGR
- a CDS encoding lactate utilization protein B yields the protein MSRTYLGMPAFPRAAAVTTQDTRLRANLTRATHSIRDKRAAAVAELEDWARLRDAGKHIKDRTLRHLDHYLLQAERAVTAAGGVVHWAADAAEANRIVADLVKAKGEREVVKVKSMATQEIGLNQALAAEGITAYETDLAELIVQLGDDLPSHILVPAIHRNREEIRQIFTGSMGRWGKPAPEGLSDDPADLAEAARSHLREKFLNAKVAVSGANFLIAETGTLVVVESEGNGRMCLTLPETLISVVGIEKVIPTVRDLEVFLQLLPRSSTAERMNPYTSTWTGTTDGDGPSEFHLVLLDNGRTDTLADEIGRQALRCIRCSACLNVCPVYERAGGHAYGSPYPGPIGAILTPQLRGVRGEVDASLPYASSLCGACYEVCPVAIDIPEVLVHLRERVAEQSKGHRVERAVVRAASRLLDRPALYTAAARAAARTRRLHPRRLPFPGPARAWSRARDLPEVAPRPFRDWWTGERGGHRAEDATPDTPEDTR
- a CDS encoding type VII secretion target; its protein translation is MLSDARAQQSTSMRLNGAGGGDGGAKGDGTGSGKLLHVTPHVLRSYAGRADKVSDDFAKTDNETMRETEQVPGSMKGFASDEAFADFQKTWRAQMKYLDGLYTGVAKALRTAATTFKAEDVRRKEDLDKVDSDRPLYGPYVPRNGTSQGTDKPLYGPYVPTLPSTNEPKS
- a CDS encoding lactate utilization protein C, which produces MTTDSREHVLARVRSALADVTEGESPADHPVPRDYLSAHHPEDRPGMLDLLAENLADYRAVVHRATPGALPSLIAELLAARGSGAVAHPADLPGAWLAEAIGVGRVADGPEATPARLDTVDTVVTGCALAIAETGTIVLDAGPAQGRRVLTLVPDHHICVVRAGQVVASVPRALTRLDPTRPQTWISGPSATSDIELDRVEGVHGPRTLEVILVEERQPEKKLEKELEKEAEVAEERAASATAPGS
- a CDS encoding (Fe-S)-binding protein, yielding MRIALFITCVNDTLYPGTGRAVVTVLERLGLEVDFPTAQTCCGQPQYNTGYRRETEPLVRRTAAAFAGYDYVVTPSASCAAMVRDNYPRIGARALAEGRGGELSEAAAGLVPRVYEFTEFLVDVLGVTDVGAHYPHTVTYHPSCHGLRMLGLDDRPLRLLRAVRGLTLVELPGAEECCGFGGTFAVKNAAVSAAMGEDKVRHAVATGAHTLCGADNSCLMHLGGILHRRGDPIRPLHIAEILADTGLADTEAAGTELAGTERETSA
- a CDS encoding L-lactate permease, with protein sequence MYQPTLTPVADSAALSALVAALPLLTLFLLLGWVRLKAHWAGLAALLVAAVVAVAGFGMPVHLTLLAASEGTAFGLFPIAWILLTAIWVYQLTVVSGRFEDLREAFGLLSDDPRIQAVIIAFCFGGLLEALAGFGAPVAITGVMLLALGFTPIRAAITVLVANTAPVAFGAMAIPIITAGNLTKIPYTEIGAVVGHQTPLIAAFVPLLLVALVDGRRGVRQTWPAAVVCGVVFAFAQFASATYLSVELTDVIASLSGLVALVLFLRVWQPRGGAEAAAAMRAEHGAAARAPEHPMARPGADGRRGARYAMAFLPYLIVIAVFSVAKLWSPAKELLADSDLTIEWPGLNGQVLGVTGQPVSSTVFSLPWLSSPGTLLLVSGLIVAVAYRMRPRTVAQEFVATAIRLRWAVLTVASVLALAYVMNLSGQTLVIGSWIAGAGTAFAFLSPVLGWLGTAVTGSDTSANALFATLQQSAAHKAGLSETLLVAANTSGGVVGKMISPQNLAVAATAVGMAGRESELFRAALKWSVLLLLALCALVALQAGPLAGTLP